TCTGTGTAGGTGGGTTATTTAAATCTTCTGGTCTTTTCCATCCTGCTGCTCTTAAACATTTTTCCCCATTGCTGAAGGTCAACCATTAAGTGAACTGACTGGTACAGACACAGGAGTCAATAAGTGGCAGGATAACTAGCAGAATCCTGAGATATACAGCAGCTTTCTGTCATTCTGAAATTTGGGGTGATCCTATATATTCACCCTCAGCTCAACTCTCATGCAGGGTTTGAATTCAACCTCTCTGGACCCACCTCCTGGTACAGGAGTTTTCAGGGGATATTGTGCAGTGTTGATTGTTCTTTTCTACAGAAATGAAGGGAATTTATTTAAGCAGTCACGGGAAGGAATAGAAAGAGTGTAAGTAGGTGGTAACGATAAAgctgggtggagagagagaaagagatgtaaaGAAAGCAGGTTTCAGAAGGTTTGAGTAGGAGTacgtcttttttttccccttctttctttctttctgaggccAGAACATACCAATCAAAGACGCTCTCTACTGAATATGTGGCgtttttgtcttctctcttctctagAGTCCCTCTTAAATCTCATACTTTTGACATGAAAGGTTTCCCTTAGTGCCCATAATTCCAAGTCATCTGGTTAAACTTTCCCATCTATTAACATAAACGTTAACACACATGAAAGTACACGTATTGAGGGTATATATGTGAAGCAggagttgttgttttgttttgtttttgttttgttttgttttgttttcaggaaaaGGCAGCAACTTTAAGGTAGATAAGACCATGACAAACAGCAGAGATCACATTACAGTTGACCACAGTTATACATGGTGTCTTGAATTCTGTGGCCTCACAGAGCCTAAAAGAGGCCATCTGATCACCAACCTGGAAGTCACTGACTCCTGAATATAGGCTGAGTAAAGTGACATTAGCTACTTTCATTAGGTTAACAAGACAGAACACGTGCTCGTGAAGGTTTGGAGGCACCCGAGGCAGAGGCTTAGCAATCACACTCACACAAATTGATCACCACCTAACAGACCTCCAACCGTTAGTCCTTGGGGCTGAGGGTTGTGGTGAGCCCTTGCCACACCTCTGCTTTCACTCCTTCCTTAGGAAACACCTCCCTCTACATTCAACATACATGAGGCAGTCTGGAACAAAGCAAAACCCCACGAGGCAAGAATTtatatgaaggaaattgaaacgAAAGCAAACAGCAGAAGAATAAGTATATTAATGGCAAGCATACTTGCTAAATGGTGCATCTCCTAAACAAAATACCTAATTGCCTtaaataaatctctctttttaaaaaattttttgtcaagttagctaacatacaatgtagtcttggcttcaggagttgattcccatgattcatcagttacatacaacactcagtgctcatcccaacaagggccctcctcaatgcccatcacccattttccccatcccccagctccccatccccatcaaccctcattttgttctctgtattcaagagtgtcttatggtttgcctccctctctgtttgtatcttatttttccttcctttccccatggtcttccgttaagtttctcaaattccacatatgagtgaaaacatatgatacctgtctttctctgattgacttatttcacttaccataataccctccagttccatccacgttgttgcaaatggcaagatttcattctttttcatcgctgagtaATACCCAATtgtgtacatataccacatcaTATTAATCCactcatcagtagatggacatttaggctcttcccatattttggttattgttgataacactgccataaacattggggtccatgtgcccctttgaatcagcattcctgtatcctttggataaattcctagtagtgctattgctgtgtcatagagtaattctatttccaattttttgagaaaactccacgcttttccagagcggctgcaccagtttgcattcctaccgacagtgcaagagggttcccctttctccacatccttgccaacatctgtagtttcctgattagttcattttagccactctgaccagtgggaggtggtatcttagtgtggtcttgatttgtaaaTTTCTATCTGTTCATAAATCCTAAGAAGATACAATAAATTCATTAAAGAGAGCTCAAGGAAATATATCAGAGCTCAAATCATGTGGAAAAACTCACTGGGAAGAAAATCCAAAAGGCTATTAGAGATGGGGGCTAAATGGCCCCAAGGAGTACTACTTTGGTCCAAGGATCCCACAAAATGGAGATATTTGTATGTGTCTAGGCTGCTGGATGTATCTAGCCACAATATATAAATTGTGCTGTATCAAATATAGTACATGCCAGAAGTTAAAGATTTTGGATTAATTGAAGGGGCCCAgggtaaaagaaacaaagacatcaCTTAGGAAGCTGTTGTTCTGCTTTAGGCAAGACATAATGGTGGCTTGGGCCAAGGGACAGCAGTAGAGAGAGTGAGAAGCAAACACTCACGAGTGTGGCAGCTCACATAGAGAATTGGCTTGTGAGGGACATCAGCCGATACCATGATAAGAATttccttgggggtgcctgggcagctcatttggttgggcatctgacttcagctcaggtcttcatctcgcagtttgtggattcgagccccgcgttgggctctgtgctgacagctcagagcctggagcctgcttcaagttctgggtctccctctctctctgtccctcccctgctcatgctctgtctctgtttctcaaaaataaataaatgttgaaaaaaaattttttaatgaaagaagaatgaaagaaagaagaaagaaagaaagaaagaaagaaagaaagaaagaaagaaagaaaatctggtagcaatgttgaaaaaagaatttCCTAAAAGGGGGTCTTGCCACAGAAAGGCAAGTGAGAACTGGAAGCATTCAGAGACAAAGGAATTGGTGACTAAAGCAAGGTTTTATAATTCTGGACCCTCAGAACTAGAAAGATCCTTGAAGATATCATCTAGCCTAACTTCCTGTTATTATTGATGGGGCTCCTGAAATGCAGAGACACACGTGGACTTAGCCACAGCCAGTGAGCAAGTTGGTGGCAGGACCAGGACCTAAACCTTAAAGACTGTGCTTCATTGCCATGTTCCCCTGGGACCTGGGCCAACTGGAGTATTTTGGAGCCAGTGAGCCACataaagggaagggaaatggaatGATCATTGCACACTTATTGTGACTTTTCATATACTTAGTCCTTTACTTTTTCTGCAAGTAGGCACTGCACTCCCATTTTCTCCATGAAAAAATTGAGGTTCAAGAAAGTTAAGGAATCTACCCAAGAGAATGCACCCAGAACTGGGGTTGAACATGGATCAACCTGAAAACTGGATGCTCGTGTGCGTGAGCCTGGATGTTATGGTAGGGGGATCCTATCTAGAGTGTGAGCACAGATAAAGGACTAGCATTTTTCAACCACAGTCTTATGTTTATTTAGGAAACAGCCCTGCCCAGGGAACTGGGTTCAAATTCAAGGTTAGCTGACTCAACAAGGCGCCCCTACAGGCGAAGCTGGCAGAGTAAAGGCTTCAACTTCTTCTCCATGGGTAAGGAAATTTTGcatagaatgggaaaaataattttaaaagaggaaagcCTAGGCAGAAGGGCCTGGATCTGCTGGCCATGGGGAGCTATGCAAGatttgggagggaggaaggctaTTATATCTTGGGAGAGGTTGACCCAGTAATGACCCCCATCACAGTGAATTTCCAGTGGGCATCTGGAGTTCAGATCCCAGAAACCATGGCCCCCATTCCTTCACCTCTTACAGCAGCCCACCAAAACTTGGCTTCGAAGATCTTCTGTTTGTGCTGCAAAGACTGTGAGGACCCCCAGGCCATGGATGACCCCAAGGCCCCCAGTGAACCCCAGGATCAGCAGCCATCCACCTGCAGTAGGTACCAGACAAGGACACACCGTCCAGCCTCTCTAGACCTGTTTTTTCATCCCCCTTCTGCTGTGATACCCTCAGGTTTCCTTCATTCTTTGAGTGATAATTCCAACCTAAAATTAAGTGGGAACTGGGTGGTTTCCTAACGCAAACCAATAAACAATAGGCAGGGAGGCCGGTCACGTGTCTGGCACGGTCCCATCAGGAAATGGAGCAGTTTAACAGCATGAGAAAAATTCTCATGGCATATTCTTCCAGAAAATCCATGGTGAGGGTCTTTAAAATACTCCCCCAGGAaataatttcacaataaaaaCTGAGGATCTTAAAAATGTCAATCCATTTTTCCAAGATAATAataatggtggggcgcctgggtggctgagtctgttgggtgtccagcttcggctcaggtcatggtcttgtgggttgtgggttcgagccctgtgtcaggcactgtgctgacagtttggagcctgaagcctgcttctgattctgtgtttccctctctctctctgcccctcccccattcattctccctctctctctctctctcaaaaataaataaacattaaaaaaaattttaataataataatggtaatgacTGAGACCTTCTTACTTACAAAGCACTGTCTAGACACTAGGGAGCCCACTGTGATCAGATAAGTCCCCTACTATATCAGAGCTGACACTGGAGAAAAGCGATATTATCTGATCCCTACCGTAACTCTAAGAAGGGGACATGATTATCCAAAATGGATGTGTCATTTTGTAGCTCTGAGAACAGAGGCATGGGAGGGGAGCAGTTTGCTGTACTTGTGCAGCTAGCAAAGGACAGATATTTATTACAGAACACAGTTCAGTCTGTTGACAGACTCCTATGCTATACCTTTAAGAATTTAGAAttatgaggcgcctgggtggctcagttggttaagtgtccaactcgatttcagctcaggtcatgatctcatgggtcttGAGATCGAAACCCATATGAGGCTCTGCGATGTgcatcaagcctgcttgggattctttctctccctctttctcttgctcctccccccactctcaagcgtgtgctctctctcaaaataaataaacattaaaaaaaagaatttagaattatataaaaacaaagccTTATATACAACAATGTTCACCATAATAGTATTTATAGtagtgaaaaacaatttaaacaccCAACAATAGAATATTGATTAAATAACTCTTGAATTATCTgcaaaatagaatattatacaaccatcatttgttaaaatttagTGGCCTGAGAAGAATGTTTATGACATAACGtgtatgaaaaaaggaaaatgcatacaTGGCATGTAAGATATGATGGACTGTGTAAAAGTATGTGTGAGAAAAGACCGGAACTGTGATTGCATCTGAGGGGCCAGGAGTTTGGgtcatttctatttctacttcATATTCTTCAATCTTTCCTAGCTTTTCTATAGTGGATATGCATTAGCATTTATAaacagggtggggggaggtaaactttgtgttttaaaaagaatacatagtTTGAACCCAGCATGTGCTTAGTGGGAGCACTCGGAAGACTGGAAGAGGGAGATCCAGGTGGTCCCCGTCCCCATGACAACCACCACTGGCTCTCGTGCACTGACTCAAGGTTGGCAACGTACCTTCACTTCCATCACCTCCCCTGAGCCTCCCCACCTGACTGTGTGGAATTATCACCGCCAGGTTTGCAGAAGGAGGGGCTGGACAGCAAGAATTCGAAGCATGCTAATGAAGCCTCCCACTCGCCTTTGGGACAACCTCTGATCCACCCAGAAAAGAGAGCCTCCACCACCAGCAACAATGAGTATGAAGGTGAGTTCCACATTGGGGTCCTAACACTGACCAGGAACCCCCATTGTCCTGATGACCAAGCCCCATTGATCTTTGAGCTAAACTAAGTGTGGTGATAGGAGAGAGAGGACCACGCCCTCCAGGAAGCTTCGGTCATTCTAGAACACACTGGAGCAATTCCAGGAGTCTGCTAGGAATTATGTGAGGAGCAATAGGTCTGGGAGGAAAGAGCACACATCCATGCTTCCCTTCTAAGCCCTTGGGATCTTATCTTACACGTCTATTTTGTGTGGCTGTTGCTTTTGTGTCTGCTTTGGCCACTAGACTGTAAGTCCCAGGAGGACAGCTGTGTTCCCCCAAACCCCACAAGGTGCATGGCAAGTAAACAAGGCCAGAAAATGCTTGTGGGCTGAGTATAGTTGGGGGTGAAACGCCTCAGGGTCATGGAAGAAGGATAGAAGTCCAGTCCAGGAAGAAGAGACGTCGCCACATTGCTGGGCACCCACACTGCCGGGGTGATGTCACTTAGCTCACAAGCACCCTCTGAGGCTGCTGCTAAGAGCTAAGGACCAGCCCAGCCTCCGCATTTCAGGATTCGCAAAAACAGCTACACCGTCCTTGCAAACAAAGTCTCACACAAAGTCCCATTGTTATAAAAGACAGAAGGGCTCCCACTGCACTTGAATCGAGGGTCAGGCCCGGGAACCCCACTAGCTCCACCACCCCGCTCCCTctcacctcccaacccccacagGGCTCCATGGAACACAGTTTAAAACCCCacctctcttggggcacctgggtggcctagttggttgagcatctgacttcggctcaggtcatgatctcacagttcatgagttcaagccccatgtcgggctctgtgctgacagcttggagtctgctttggatcctctgtccctctctctctgcccctcccctgctcatgtgctcacttcctctctctctcaaaaataaacattaaaaaaattttaaaaaaataagccacatCTCATTGTatagagaaaactgaggcccacagggGAAAGGGACTTTCCCAAAGTCCACCCAGGAAGTAAGGTTAGTGTTAGAAGCAGATTGGGCCCGATCCTCTTACCTTCCAGGCCTCTGCTCCGTGCAAGGCCCCCGACCATCACTGAACACACCAATGAATTACAAACACAGAACCTACTGGCATGGCCCTGCCACCAAGGACTTGCGAGTCCGGCCTGGGGGTCCACGTGGCTCACACGGTATTCCAGGACCCCACCATGATCAGGGATGGAGGTGACTGG
The Prionailurus viverrinus isolate Anna chromosome D4, UM_Priviv_1.0, whole genome shotgun sequence genome window above contains:
- the TEX48 gene encoding testis-expressed protein 48 isoform X2 is translated as MFCPFLAQPSSRRFHRRHQDFCSSAAMDVMAESMASWTEGRINHWRKGRQTSPLLPDIVVQANPQHSLVPWLCDITASSLLCQLQETALPRELGSNSRLADSTRRPYRRSWQSKGFNFFSMAAHQNLASKIFCLCCKDCEDPQAMDDPKAPSEPQDQQPSTCSLQKEGLDSKNSKHANEASHSPLGQPLIHPEKRASTTSNNEYEELNTHVSQRGFCKRNLNRYSRDRWSFQPCHIGRP